The window TCGAGCACGTGGAGACCAAGCTTTTCGGCCCGCAGATCGAACGGTGGGTCGACGCCGGCCCCCGCCGCCTCGTTCGACAACACGGCGTCGAGCGTGCGGCTGGCGCGATCGCCCGGGCGCTGGGTGTCGGTGACGAAGTTGATCCTGGAAAGGTCGGCTCCGGCGGCCTCGATGGAGTGGCGCAGGTTACCCAGCACGCACGGCGCCGGCGCGGCGGCGATCACCGTCTTCCCCTCGAGATCCCGAACGGACCGGATGGAGTCGCTGACGACGAAGCGGTCGTCCCAGTCGTTCTGTGCCTGCGCCAGGTACACGAAGCGCTTGTCGCCCTTGGCGCGGTAGTAGTAGGGCTCGTGGTGCAGCCCGCTGAGAAAATCGTACGTGCCGTCGAGGAGCCGCGGCGCACGGTCCGGGTTCTCGAGATACGGCTGATCCGGGGAACGGAGCTTGGTCGCGTGGACCTGAAGCTCGAAGCCGTGCTGGCGTGTCACACCCGACTCGCGCCACGTGTAGAGGAAGGCGAGGTGGGAGAAGTCGCTCGCCAGAATTTTGACAACGGGCTTTACGGGCATGAGGCGGCTCCTTTGTCTTTCGATAGGCGCGCCGCGCGCCGACTGATGACCGCGCTGCCAGCACCAGTCTGATGCTCGGCACCGCCGCCGCCAGTGTATCCGATCATCTCGTTCGCCACGCCCCACGCGGGCCGGTCAAGGTTCGGAAGCCGCTATGGATAGCCACCCGGCACCGCGCCCGCGTCTTCTGATCGAGCCGCTCGCCGCCACGCTTCTCTGGGGCGGAGTGTTTACCGCGGCCAAGATTGGCTTGCGGGACATCCCGGCGCTGAGCTTCATCACCCTTCGCATTCTGATCGCGACGGCGGTGCTCGCGGTCCTGGTCCTCCACACGCGGTCCCTCCGCCTCCACCGGCCAGCATGGCGAGCGCTCATCCTGGCTGGTTTGGCCCAGACCAGCTTTCAGTACCTCCTGTTCCAGGCCATCAACCGAACCAGCGCGAGCATCAGCGCGATCCTCCTGGCAACCGCGCCTCTCATGACGGCCGGTTGGCTCGTCGCAGCGCGGCGTGAGCGGCTCGGCTCGCGTCAATGGCTCGGGCTGGGTCTGGGAATCGTCGGCGTGGCGCTCGTGGTCCAGACCGACCAGGCCGCCCCGGCAAGCATCACCCTCACGGGCAATCTCCTCGCTCTCGGCTCGGCAGTCGCGTGGGCCTGGTACGGCTTGGCGATCGGACCCCTCGCCCGGGCCACCGGCTCCCTGAGCGCGACCGCCGCGACGCTCGCCATCGCTGGGATGCTGCTCCTACCCCTCAGCATTCCGGAGCTCCGATCGGTCGCGTGGGACCACGTGTCCGTCGCGGCCTGGGCCGGCACCCTATATGGCTCACTCCTGGGGCTGGTCCTCGCGACGATCCTCTGGGTCCGCTCCATCCACCGGTGGGGCACTCAGCCCACGATGACCTACAGCTATGTCGAGCCCGTTGCCGCCGTCGTCATCGCGGCGATCGTCCTGGGGGAGGCGCTCCATCCCATCCAGGGCATGGGAGCGCTGCTGGCCCTGGCCGGCGTCTTCCTCGCATCGAGCCCGAAGGCGTGACGGCGTGCATGGCCGGGCACCACATCCTGCGCCGCATCGTCACGCCGTGAGCGACCCGGCGGCCTCGCCGGGCGGATGGGCGGACAGCGGTAGCGACACGGTAAATGTGCTCCCGGCCCCTTCAGCGCTCTCGACGGCGATTCGCCCGCCGTGCAGCTCGACCACATCGCGAGCGCTCGCCAGGCCCACGCCCGCGCCCGATGCTGCCAGCGCGGCATTCGTCCCGCGCCAGAAGCGTTCGAAAACGTGGGGCAGGTCCCTGCGGGCAATCCCGATCCCGTGGTCCTCGACCTCAAGGATCGCCCACCCGTCTTCGCTCCGCAGGCGAACCGCGATGTCGGCCCCGTGGGGACTGTATTTGATGGCGTTGGAGAGCAGATTATCGACCACTCGCGACACGCGCGCCTCGTCCCACGCGCCGACCAGCTCCGACATTCCGGCGTGATCGACGTGAATAGTGCAGCCACTCGGCTCATCGCAATGTTCTTCGACGAGGGATTCGACCAGGGCCACCAAGTCCATCGGTGCGCGATTCAGATCGAGGGCCTGGCCGGCATCCAGCCGAGCCGCGTCCAACAGCTCGTCGATCTGCTCCGCGATCCGCGCCGATGCGCGCTCGATGGTCTCGAGGCGGTTCGCGAAGCCGGTGGATGCGGGGCCCGATCGCGCAAGCTGCCGTTGCAGCAGCTCCGCGGTCGACTTGATGACGGTGAGCGGCCCCTTGAGATCGTGCGACAACTCCGCCATCAGGTTGCTACGAGTCAGTAGGGCTTCCTCGGCGCGGGCGAGCGCGCGCCGCTCGCCATTGACCAGCGAGCTGGTCAGCAGCGCGATGAAGATGAAGATGCCAATCCGCAGAAAATCATCCAGCTCGACGCTGACCGAGTACGCCGGAGACAGCAGCAAGACGAACGTAAGGGCAGATGAGACGCCGATCGCAAGGAACCCCGGGCCCAAACCGCCGAGCCAGGCGCTGATGAGCACCGCGCCGTAGGACAACACAAACAGGTCGCGGTCAAGGGCCGACTGTCTCAGCCACAATTCGATTTCGAATGCGCCAGCCGCGGCCACGACCGCGATGGCATAGTGAAAAACGGGATGGATGCGAGCGGGGCGGAACACAATGGATACCTGGCTGCGGCGTTCGCGTTGCTGCGAGTAACGCATAACTTTACCGCACGATGGATTTCCCGTATCGGCGGAGGTCCTATCGGGGCCACA is drawn from Chloroflexota bacterium and contains these coding sequences:
- a CDS encoding ABC transporter substrate-binding protein: MPVKPVVKILASDFSHLAFLYTWRESGVTRQHGFELQVHATKLRSPDQPYLENPDRAPRLLDGTYDFLSGLHHEPYYYRAKGDKRFVYLAQAQNDWDDRFVVSDSIRSVRDLEGKTVIAAAPAPCVLGNLRHSIEAAGADLSRINFVTDTQRPGDRASRTLDAVLSNEAAGAGVDPPFDLRAEKLGLHVLELPAIPVIHNCTICSNIEWVRENEETTLAFLRSMVDAIHFFKTEPSRVCEILEAHVAPVLGIKSHEEIEHLQSVWARLLSAKPFPHPLAVWNVYNLDVAHDANINFIGPFDLWDTHYLRAIDDSQYIDELYGSAHEAVNPPVNPAI
- a CDS encoding EamA family transporter translates to MDSHPAPRPRLLIEPLAATLLWGGVFTAAKIGLRDIPALSFITLRILIATAVLAVLVLHTRSLRLHRPAWRALILAGLAQTSFQYLLFQAINRTSASISAILLATAPLMTAGWLVAARRERLGSRQWLGLGLGIVGVALVVQTDQAAPASITLTGNLLALGSAVAWAWYGLAIGPLARATGSLSATAATLAIAGMLLLPLSIPELRSVAWDHVSVAAWAGTLYGSLLGLVLATILWVRSIHRWGTQPTMTYSYVEPVAAVVIAAIVLGEALHPIQGMGALLALAGVFLASSPKA
- a CDS encoding HAMP domain-containing sensor histidine kinase, with the translated sequence MFRPARIHPVFHYAIAVVAAAGAFEIELWLRQSALDRDLFVLSYGAVLISAWLGGLGPGFLAIGVSSALTFVLLLSPAYSVSVELDDFLRIGIFIFIALLTSSLVNGERRALARAEEALLTRSNLMAELSHDLKGPLTVIKSTAELLQRQLARSGPASTGFANRLETIERASARIAEQIDELLDAARLDAGQALDLNRAPMDLVALVESLVEEHCDEPSGCTIHVDHAGMSELVGAWDEARVSRVVDNLLSNAIKYSPHGADIAVRLRSEDGWAILEVEDHGIGIARRDLPHVFERFWRGTNAALAASGAGVGLASARDVVELHGGRIAVESAEGAGSTFTVSLPLSAHPPGEAAGSLTA